A portion of the Phaeodactylum tricornutum CCAP 1055/1 chromosome 7, whole genome shotgun sequence genome contains these proteins:
- the Fru5_1 gene encoding frustulin 5 (cell wall assoiciated protein, contains a signal peptide) — translation SRDINVQNFTLQHMGAVLLDETEIVLNHGNRYGLVGRNGCGKSTLLRALGARAIPIPRGIDIFFLSEEVEPSDTMTALDAVMADSEDDKTPEEQQEDVMEVLNAVYERLDALDASTAEVRARSILKGLGFTHEMQSKLTKDFSGGWRMRVSLARALFIQPVCLLLDEPTNHLDMEAVIWLEDYLSKWNRILLLVSHSQDFLNNVCSHMIHFTNRKRLQYYDGNYDQFIKTKSEKEENQLKQFKWEQEQMKSMKEYIARFGHGTSKNAKQAQSKEKVLQKMIRGGLTDKPEEEKPLNFKFTDPGHLPPPVLAFHNVSFGYPNCEKLYTNVNFGVDLDSRVALVGPNGAGKTTLMKLMSSELQPSMGDIRPHGHLKLGRFTQHFVDVLDLDMTPLEFFESKYPNDPREEQRKYLGRFGVSGPMQVQKMRELSDGQKSRVVFAKLGRDVPHILLLDEPTNHLDMESIDALAKAVNEFQGGLVLVSHDMRLIGQVAKEIWICDNKTIAIHRGDIQSFKMDMRAAM, via the exons TCCCGAGATATTAATGTTCAAAACTTCACCCTTCAACACATGGGAGCCGTGCTGCTGGATGAAACCGAGATTGTTCTTAATCACGGCAATCGCTACGGTTTGGTAGGACGCAACGGATGTGGCAAGTCAACGCTTTTGCGAGCGCTGGGAGCCCGAGCCATTCCGATTCCGCGCGGTATTGATATCTTCTTTTTGTCTGAAGAAGTGGAGCCATCTGATACTATGACGGCACTCGACGCGGTCATGGCA GATAGCGAGGACGATAAGACTCCGGAAGAGCAACAAGAAGATGTCATGGAAGTGCTGAATGCGGTATATGAGCGTTTGGACGCGCTGGACGCGAGTACTGCGGAGGTCCGTGCGCGTTCTATTCTAAAGGGCTTGGGCTTTACACACGAAATGCAGTCCAAGTTGACCAAGGACTTTTCCGGAGGATGGCGTATGCGTGTTTCCTTAGCGCGGGCCTTGTTCATTCAACCGGTATGCCTGCTACTCGACGAGCCCACGAATCACTTGGATATGGAGGCTGTTATTTGGTTGGAGGATTATCTTTCGAAATGGAACCGTATTCTGTTGCTGGTTTCACATTCGCAAGATTTTCTCAACAACGTTTGTTCGCACATGATTCACTTTACGAATAGAAAGCGATTGCAATACTACGATGGCAACTACGACCAGTTCATCAAAACGAAGtcggaaaaggaagagaatCAGCTCAAACAGTTCAAATGGGAACAGGAACAGATGAAGTCCATGAAAGAGTACATTGCGCGATTTGGCCACGGAACGTCCAAAAACGCTAAACAGGCGCagtcgaaagaaaaagttttgcaaaagatGATCCGTGGGGGTTTGACCGACAAACCAGAAGAAGAGAAACCGCTTAATTTCAAATTCACTGATCCGGGACATTTACCACCACCTGTTTTGGCCTTTCACAACGTTTCTTTCGGTTATCCAAATTGTGAAAAGCTCTACACCAACGTTAATTTTGGTGTGGATTTGGATTCTCGAGTGGCCTTAGTCGGTCCGAACGGAGCTGGAAAA ACTACGCTAATGAAACTCATGTCCAGCGAATTGCAGCCATCCATGGGTGACATTCGACCCCACGGACATTTGAAGCTCGGTCGATTTACGCAGCATTTTGTGGACGTTTTGGATTTAGACATGACGCCGCTCGAGTTTTTCGAGAGCAAGTATCCCAACGACCCGCGGGAAGAACAGCGCAAATATTTGGGTCGTTTTGGAGTGTCGGGGCCGATGCAGGTGCAGAAAATGAGGGAACTGTCCGACGGACAAAAGTCTCGCGTCGTCTTTGCCAAG CTTGGTCGCGACGTTCCGCACATTTTGCTGCTCGATGAGCCGACGAACCACTTGGATATG GAAAGCATTGACGCGTTGGCTAAGGCAGTGAATGAATTCCAGGGTGGTTTGGTATTGGTGTCGCACGATATGCGTTTGATTGGTCAGGTGGCCAAGGAGATTTGGATATGCGACAACAAAACGATAGCGATTCACCGGGGAGACATTCAGTCGTTCAAAATGGACATGCGCGCTGCCATG
- a CDS encoding predicted protein: MTTRSMGRRPLWYGYLLLVLTIPEPSCARVPWGHATPLVYFKDASSSSFSRSLSAASTSFPAPLPGSSSSSSNGGSSASLSRGGSTKTIVSVDDGVDTLDPEAATLSPSAPLLPEESTTASSSSIKSSEETTSTARSVTGGAFNSSVVTNNSQSAAETTPPGTKASTSAAVGPKKVTTEYEQLPRRGLWKLIPRSNKNDHKRIAKTLKNRNHTNKRRKFMHASFGLLFATLNHVIPRSKFVPGMAALSSATLLMELLRYRNEFGWMNDVLHFVLGKSLRKHEMEGKFTGSFYFFTGVTLTAYLFPPTAATLGICQLAIADPTASYFGRQTRHVYWSRIENGLGGFGRNKGILGFLGGAACCVPFNYRVLKLAKFGAVPVSNTAVLAASVALGLAGALADLAVPTPALVLPKKVLGVRVPPFHLDDNFVVPVMSGWACVRIFDALGWSHTLALAPLLVL; encoded by the coding sequence ATGACGACCCGTAGCATGGGACGTCGACCATTGTGGTACGGTTACTTACTGTTGGTGTTGACGATTCCGGAACCGAGTTGTGCGCGCGTACCGTGGGGGCACGCCACACCGTTGGTCTACTTCAAGgacgcgtcgtcgtcgtccttcTCTCGCTCCCTGTCGGCAGCATCGACGTCCTTTCCGGCGCCGTTACCGGGCagtagcagcagtagcagcaacGGCGGTAGTTCCGCGTCGCTGTCTCGGGGTGGATCGACCAAGACGATCGTTAGCGTCGACGATGGCGTGGATACTCTCGATCCGGAAGCCGCAACACTGTCACCATCGGCACCGTTACTGCCGGAGGAATCGACAACagcgtcgtcatcctcaaTAAAATCCTCGGAAGAGACCACGTCGACGGCACGATCCGTCACGGGAGGCGCCTTCAACAGCAGTGTGGTGACTAACAACAGTCAGAGTGCCGCCGAAACGACACCGCCTGGTACGAAAGCGAGCACGTCGGCAGCCGTTGGTCCCAAGAAGGTGACAACCGAATACGAACAATTGCCTCGGCGCGGCTTGTGGAAACTCATTCCACGATCCAACAAGAACGATCACAAACGGATTGCCAAAACACTCAAGAATCGCAACCACACCAACAAGCGGCGTAAATTTATGCACGCGTCCTTTGGTCTCTTGTTCGCCACGCTTAATCACGTCATTCCCCGGTCCAAGTTTGTCCCCGGCATGGCTGCTTTATCCAGTGCCACGTTACTTATGGAACTGCTCCGTTATCGCAACGAGTTTGGCTGGATGAACGACGTCCTACATTTCGTGCTCGGAAAGTCACTCCGCAAACACGAAATGGAAGGGAAATTCACCGGTTCCTTTTATTTCTTTACCGGTGTCACCCTCACGGCCTACCTCTTCCCTCCCACCGCCGCTACGCTCGGAATTTGCCAACTGGCCATTGCCGATCCTACCGCGTCCTACTTTGGAAGGCAAACCCGACACGTCTACTGGAGTCGGATTGAAAACGGTCTGGGTGGATTCGGTCGTAACAAGGGTATACTGGGATTTCTCGGCGGCGCCGCCTGCTGCGTACCCTTCAATTACCGAGTTTTGAAACTAGCTAAATTCGGCGCCGTCCCCGTATCCAACACGGCCGTGTTGGCGGCGTCCGTGGCCCTGGGTCTGGCTGGCGCCTTGGCCGATTTGGCCGTCCCCACTCCCGCCCTCGTTCTACCGAAAAAGGTCCTCGGCGTACGGGTACCACCCTTTCACTTGGACGACAACTTCGTCGTCCCCGTAATGTCGGGATGGGCCTGCGTCCGCATTTTTGACGCCCTGGGTTGGTCGCACACCCTCGCGCTCGCACCCTTGCTCGTACTGTAA
- the PGAM_7 gene encoding phosphoglycerate mutase, producing MRVPCRRLHPQLSAKGTRRPFQYSSSNSIDDQHRSSHLDALPGRLIVVRHGQSVWNKGSNQLERFTGWTNVGLSENGQRQAVQAARKLHGYSIDCAYVSLLQRSQTTLRLMLEELNDQGRRSEGYDDLTTDIPVISSWRLNERHYGALTGQSKLQAEQLFGKAQLDLWRYSYKIPPPPMDPDTFSSWKHQAHCQMATYIHHRHNRSRVIEKGNSVWDSSRAVMPRSEAFFDVLQRIVPLWKYGIAPRLARGETVLLVGHANSVKALLCLLDPHTVTPTSIGALKIPNTTPLVYQLIRDYPGASTSVPASFPVLGDLRVVIPPSNSTRYPLSGTWLEDPPVARDAGTAVEEPNASVLG from the coding sequence ATGAGGGTACCGTGTCGGCGTCTACATCCACAACTTTCTGCAAAAGGCACTCGGCGACCGTTCCAATACAGCTCCTCCAATTCCATCGACGACCAACACCGTTCCAGTCATTTGGATGCTTTGCCGGGTCGACTCATTGTCGTCCGACATGGCCAATCCGTCTGGAACAAGGGGTCGAATCAGTTGGAACGCTTCACGGGCTGGACCAACGTCGGTCTTTCGGAAAACGGTCAACGACAAGCGGTACAAGCCGCTCGGAAGTTGCACGGGTACTCGATCGATTGTGCCTACGTGAGTCTCCTCCAGCGGTCCCAAACCACGTTGCGACTTATGCTAGAGGAACTGAATGATCAAGGGCGTCGGAGTGAAGGCTACGACGATTTGACAACCGACATTCCCGTAATATCTTCTTGGAGATTGAACGAGCGCCACTACGGAGCGTTGACGGGACAATCGAAACTCCAAGCCGAACAGCTGTTCGGCAAGGCCCAGCTAGACCTTTGGCGTTATTCGTACAAAATTCCTCCGCCACCCATGGATCCGGACACGTTTTCGTCGTGGAAGCATCAAGCCCATTGCCAAATGGCAACTTACATACATCATCGGCACAATCGTAGTCGCGTGATAGAAAAGGGCAATTCTGTCTGGGATTCGTCGCGTGCCGTCATGCCCCGCTCGGAAGCCTTTTTTGACGTCCTCCAACGCATCGTACCGTTGTGGAAATACGGCATAGCACCGCGTTTGGCGCGTGGAGAAACGGTACTGCTGGTGGGGCACGCCAACTCCGTCAAGGCGCTACTGTGTCTTTTGGATCCCCACACGGTCACGCCAACGTCCATTGGCGCGTTGAAAATTCCGAACACCACTCCACTCGTCTACCAATTGATCCGGGACTACCCCGGAGCATCGACCTCCGTGCCGGCATCCTTCCCAGTCCTTGGCGACCTCCGCGTAGTAATACCTCCGTCAAATTCAACGCGGTATCCACTCAGCGGGACATGGCTCGAAGACCCGCCGGTTGCTCGCGACGCTGGGACGGCCGTGGAGGAGCCCAATGCCAGTGTTCTCGGGTAA
- the FRE4 gene encoding ferric reductase (contains conserved ferric reductase domain. Also similar to respiratory burst oxidase) encodes MVTVKASSRPTTSSPADHHHVSRWAKSEAFFFNQGANLAFLGLMLALNILMLVWGTYEFTGTRFVTDSDILRVTLPIARAGGRVVTWNAALIFLSGSKYLWTWLRQSPLHLGFPIDNVMPYYHKMIAWTIIFMGCVVHTIPQVINYATKELRIEGGPIWLWGDGLATKQLLVTGIFLFWIFAGFFMTTLERVRRTTWGFRLFWVAHMISITCVLPLLIIHGTIRGKPILMYTASLPIAIYIVDSFMRRMMYKTVQAGVVRFQAFGGEGQGGGEKVVELILRSSAYKYRPGQYAEIQIPELSRYEWHPFTIASAPNSDNTVSFCIKALGRWTNGLFDLADTFQGGDVEEPKAPLSMTVNLRGPFGAPAQNYLNYRHLVVIGSGIGVTPLLSVWAYLVRATKGLVKKVPPPSTSEFTAPSSSFISEDMDLPFDEVAEDRLLACVDVNAVDVIEMDRPFKTLRGKLAYYASTLETMTVNICLFLFSLFVEVTVFSVWLFGFGKEAALIQIIASTIALIIFGSKVALSLVVYGGRYVRSLVFALEMGIVLLDGAALATAVSTRHSPSKPEAISYFVFYGAFIALHSVRIFHIFYATARPPHTEEPTRGVDAIHSVTGIWVAKKYEDMSFAAPSLVRTLPGLSKVFSLRLFATRDKEEDLVHRNPLADHGPDHILTAGRPDWDALLAEALEKAHTSHPEGDAVGVFFCGAPAIARTLQRTAHKVTAQHHYTVRRATGTACRCRVLVHKENF; translated from the coding sequence ATGGTAACGGTAAAAGCTTCCTCACGCCCTACGACATCATCTCCAGCAGATCATCATCATGTGTCTCGATGGGCCAAGTCCGaagcctttttcttcaacCAAGGTGCCAATCTCGCCTTTCTCGGTCTCATGCTCGCGCTCAATATACTCATGCTGGTGTGGGGTACGTACGAGTTCACCGGTACGCGGTTCGTCACGGACAGTGACATATTGCGTGTCACTCTGCCCATCGCTCGAGCCGGTGGAAGAGTGGTAACCTGGAATGCTGCCCTCATATTCCTGAGCGGATCCAAGTACCTCTGGACCTGGCTTCGGCAGTCGCCGTTGCATTTGGGCTTTCCCATCGACAACGTCATGCCCTATTATCACAAAATGATCGCTTGGACGATCATCTTTATGGGATGTGTCGTGCACACCATTCCCCAGGTCATCAACTACGCCACCAAAGAGCTACGCATCGAGGGCGGTCCGATTTGGTTGTGGGGGGACGGTCTGGCGACCAAGCAGCTCTTGGTGACGGGAattttcctcttttggaTCTTTGCTGGGTTCTTCATGACGACCTTGGAGCGCGTCCGGCGCACGACATGGGGCTTTCGACTATTCTGGGTGGCGCACATGATTAGCATTACCTGCGTATTGCCATTGCTGATCATCCACGGAACGATCCGCGGTAAGCCCATATTGATGTATACGGCATCTTTGCCCATTGCCATTTACATTGTGGATAGCTTTATGCGCCGTATGATGTACAAGACGGTGCAGGCGGGGGTAGTGCGATTCCAAGCGTTCGGTGGCGAAGGGCAAGGTGGTGGCGAAAAGGTCGTTGAGCTGATTCTTCGCAGCAGTGCGTACAAGTATCGTCCGGGTCAGTATGCCGAGATCCAAATTCCCGAGTTGTCGCGATATGAATGGCATCCGTTTACCATTGCAAGCGCCCCAAACAGTGATAATACTGTTTCCTTTTGCATCAAAGCTCTGGGCCGATGGACTAATGGACTGTTCGACCTCGCGGATACATTTCAGGGCGGCGACGTGGAAGAACCGAAAGCGCCGTTGagcatgactgtgaatctcCGCGGTCCATTTGGAGCACCGGCTCAGAACTATCTGAACTACAGACACTTGGTAGTGATTGGATCAGGAATCGGTGTGACCCCGCTTTTATCGGTATGGGCCTACTTGGTGAGGGCGACCAAGGGTCTGGTCAAAAAAGTTCCACCTCCCTCGACTTCTGAGTTTACGGCCCCCAGCTCTTCCTTTATATCCGAGGATATGGACTTGCCCTTTGATGAAGTTGCTGAAGACAGGTTACTGGCATGTGTTGACGTGAATGCGGTTGATGTGATTGAGATGGATCGTCCATTCAAGACACTGCGTGGTAAACTTGCATACTACGCCAGTACTCTTGAAACGATGACAGTCAACATCTGTCTTTTCTTGTTCTCACTTTTCGTGGAGGTCACTGTGTTTAGTGTCTGGCTGTTTGGGTTCGGCAAAGAAGCAGCCTTGATTCAAATCATAGCCTCAACGATCGCGTTAATTATCTTTGGGAGCAAGGTCGCTTTGTCGCTTGTGGTCTATGGCGGTCGATATGTCCGCTCACTTGTCTTCGCTCTGGAAATGGGGATCGTGCTGCTGGACGGGGCTGCGTTGGCCACGGCGGTCTCTACTCGCCACTCTCCAAGTAAGCCTGAAGCCATTTCTTACTTTGTGTTCTACGGTGCATTTATTGCGCTACATTCGGTTCGAATCTTCCATATTTTCTATGCGACGGCGCGTCCACCACATACGGAAGAACCTACTCGGGGCGTGGATGCGATTCACTCTGTAACAGGAATCTGGGTCGCCAAGAAGTACGAGGATATGTCCTTTGCAGCACCGAGTCTTGTCCGCACGCTTCCGGGACTGTCCAAAGTATTCTCGTTGCGTCTCTTTGCGACGCGCGACAAAGAAGAGGATCTGGTGCACCGCAATCCTCTCGCCGATCATGGACCTGATCACATTTTGACTGCCGGGAGACCCGATTGGGATGCTCTGTTGGCCGAAGCTCTCGAAAAGGCCCACACGTCGCATCCAGAGGGTGACGCGGTGGGAGTCTTCTTTTGCGGGGCTCCCGCCATTGCCCGAACGCTGCAGCGAACTGCTCATAAAGTTACGGCCCAGCATCACTACACGGTGCGCCGTGCCACCGGAACagcttgtcgttgtcgagtGCTGGTCCACAAGGAGAATTTTTGA